The Bemisia tabaci chromosome 8, PGI_BMITA_v3 genome has a segment encoding these proteins:
- the LOC109033974 gene encoding uncharacterized protein — SLTFSLLQVILACAFLAVARAAGPAAYSIGSVAYGYDGSVGNVHEQTVKSYGGLSSVSEYSKSVVGPHATAYAQVSRSSSSPYGAGYGYGAGYGYGAGHGYAAPAVVAAPSVVAAPAPSTEPTVRSPLPTPPTPATVPSYVSSYAAPAVSTYAAHAPVVSSYAAPAVSTYAAHAPVVSSYAAPAVSTYAAHAPVVSSYAAHAPVVSSYAAPAVSAYGYGKSYVSSYAAPAVSTYAHAPVVSSYAAPAVSTYAHAPVVSSYAAPAVSSYAHAPVVSSYAAPAISSYGYGKSYVSSYAAPAVSTYAHAPVVSSYAAPAVSTYAHAPVVSSYAAPAVSSYAHAPVVSSYAAPAISSYGHGAVAHY; from the exons TCCCTTACTTTTTCATTGTTGCAGGTTATCCTTGCCTGCGCCTTCCTCGCCGTGGCCCGCGCCGCCGGCCCAGCCGCCTACAGCATCGGCTCCGTTGCCTACGGATACGACGGATCCGTCGGCAATGTCCACGAACAAACTGTCAAGTCATACGGAGGCCTCTCATCCGTCTCCGAATACTCCAAGAGCGTAGTCGGCCCCCACGCCACCGCCTACGCCCAGGTCTCCCGCTCAAGCAGCTCCCCCTACGGAGCCGGCTACGGATACGGTGCCGGTTACGGATACGGAGCCGGTCACGGATACGCTGCACCCGCCGTCGTAGCAGCCCCATCCGTCGTCGCCGCCCCCGCCCCGTCTACGGAGCCTACGGTAAGGTCGCCGCTCCCTACGCCGCCTACTCCGGCTACGGTGCCG AGCTACGTCTCCTCATACGCTGCCCCAGCTGTCTCCACCTACGCTGCCCACGCTCCCGTCGTCTCCAGCTACGCCGCCCCCGCTGTCTCCACCTACGCTGCTCACGCTCCCGTCGTCTCCAGCTACGCCGCCCCCGCTGTCTCCACCTACGCCGCTCACGCTCCAGTTGTCTCCAGCTACGCTGCCCACGCTCCCGTTGTCTCTAGCTACGCTGCCCCCGCTGTCTCCGCCTACGGATACGGAAAGAGCTACGTCTCCAGCTACGCTGCCCCCGCTGTCTCCACCTACGCCCACGCTCCCGTAGTCTCTAGCTACGCTGCCCCCGCTGTCTCCACCTACGCCCACGCTCCCGTAGTCTCCAGCTACGCTGCCCCCGCTGTCTCCAGCTACGCTCATGCCCCAGTTGTCTCCAGCTACGCTGCCCCAGCTATCTCCAGCTACGGATATGGAAAGAGCTACGTCTCCAGCTACGCTGCCCCCGCTGTCTCCACCTACGCCCACGCTCCCGTAGTCTCTAGCTACGCTGCCCCCGCTGTCTCCACCTACGCCCACGCTCCCGTAGTCTCTAGCTACGCTGCCCCAGCTGTCTCCAGCTACGCTCATGCCCCAGTTGTCTCCAGCTACGCTGCCCCAGCTATCTCTAGCTACGGCCATGGCGCTGTTGCCCATTACTAG